The region ACCGGCAAGGCGGCCGACCTCGCCGCGAGCGGCGTGGAGCTGAGGGTCGCGGACTACGACCGGCCCGAGACCCTCAAGGCCGCCTTCGCCGCGGGCGACCGCGTACTGCTGGTCTCGGGGAACGAGGTCGGCCGCCGTATCCCGCAGCACGCCGCGGCGATCGACGCGGCGGCGGAGGCCGGCGTGGCGCTGCTGGCGTACACCGGCGTACTCGGCGGCCCGGCCGCCGACTTCGTGCTCGCCGACGAGCACAAGGCCACCGAGGAGCACATCCTGGCCTCCGGGCTGCCGTACGTCTTCCTGCGCAACGGCTGGTACACCGAGGTCTACACGGCGAATCTGCCGGCCGTGCTCGAACACGGCGCCGTGATCGGCAACGCGGGCGACGGGCGGCTCGCGTCGGCCGCCCGGGCGGATTACGCGGCGGCGGCAGCGGTCGTCCTGACCGGGGAGGGCCACGAGAACCGGGCGTACGAGCTGAGCGGCGACACCTCGTGGAGCTTCCCCGACTACGCGGCCGTGATCGCCGAGCTGTCCGGGCGCGAGGTCGCCTACCACGACGTGAGCCCGGAGGAGCGGCAGGAGATCCTGACGGGCGTCGGGGTGCCGGCCGACTTCGCCGCGGTGCTGGTGGACGTGGACCAGGCGATCGGGCGCGGCCTGCTGGCCGGCACCAGCGGTGAGCTGGCCCGGCTGATCGGCCGCCCGACGACGCCGCTGCGCGAGACGGTCGCGGCCGAGCTGGCGGCCCTCCAGGGGTAGCGCCGAAGGGACAGGCCGCCCGCCTGTCAGGACCATTCCGCAATACGGCCCTGGCACCACGGCCGTCCGACCGCTACGGTCGGACTGCCGCACCCGTACCCGCACCGCGTACGGCGGCTTGGGGGAGGACGGGCGATGGGCGAGAACCGCAAAGGGCTGGTGTTCGGGTTCGCGGCCTACGGCATGTGGGGCCTGTTCCCGCTGTACTGGCCGCTGCTCGAACCCGCGGGAGCCGCGGAGATCCTGGCCCACCGAATGGTGTGGTCGCTGGCGGTGGTCGCCGTACTGCTGCTGGCGCTGCGCCGGTGGGCCTGGATCACCGAGCTGATACGCCAGCCCCGCCGCCTGGCCCTGATCGCGCTCGCCGCGACCGTGGTGTCGGTGAACTGGGGCACGTACATCTGGGCCGTCAACGCCGGCCATGTCGTGGAGACCTCGCTCGGCTACTTCATCAACCCGCTGGTCACCGTCGGCCTGGCCGTCCTCGTCCTGCACGAGCGGCTGCGGCCCGTGCAGTGGGTGGCGGTCGGCATCGGCTGCGCGGCCGTCGGGGTGCTCGCGGTCGGCTACGGGCGGCTGCCGTGGATCGCGCTGGTCCTGGCCTTCACCTTCGGCACGTACGGCCTGGTGAAGAAGAAGATCGCCATGGGCGGGGTGGAGTCGCTGGCCGCGGAGACCTCCGTGCAGTTCCTGCCGGCCGCCGTCTTCCTGGTGATCCTCGGCTCCCGCGGCGACTCGACCTTCACCCACCACGGCCCCGGCCACGCCACCTTGCTGGCCCTGTCGGGCGTGGCCACCGCGCTCCCGCTGGTGCTCTTCGGGATGTCGGCGAACCGGCTGCCGCTGTCCACCCTCGGCCTGATCCAGTACCTGGCCCCGGTCTTCCAGTTCCTGATCGGCATCCTCCACTTCCACGAGACGATGTCCACCGAGCAGTGGATCGGCTTCCTGCTGGTCTGGTCGGCGCTGGTCCTGCTGACGGCCGACGCTTTGCGCAACGGCCGCCGTACCCGGGCGGCTGCGACTGCCGCGAGGTCGGCCGCCGCTCCGGCCCCGGAGCGTACGGCGGACCCCGCCACGGCCCCGGCCACCGGGATGCCCGGGGCGACGGCGGGGCGCCGCCCGGGGGTGTGACGCGGGTCGCTTGACGCGCGTTCGATGCGCGCGCAATATATGCACATGCATGACTTCTCGGGGCGACGGTTCCTCTTCCTGCTCGGCAGCACCCGTGCGGGCGGCAACACCGAGGCGCTGGCGCAGCAGGCGGCGGCGCAACTGCCCTTTGGCGTGGAGCAGCACTGGGTGCGGCTCGCGGAGATGCGGCTGCCGGAGTTCACCGACGTACGGCACGACGGCGACGGCTCGTACCCGCCGCCCACCGGGCAGGCCCGTACGCTGCTCGACGCCACACTGGAGGCGACCGACCTGGTCATCGCGTCGCCGCTGTACTGGTATTCGCTGTCCACGCCGGCCAAGCACTACCTCGACCACTGGTCCGGGTGGATGCGCGTACCCGGCGTCGACTTCCGCGCCCGGATGGCGGGCCGCACCCTGTGGGGCGTCACGGCCCTCGCGGGCACCGACCATTCCGACGCCGACCCGCTGGTCGGCACCCTCGCGAAGACCGCCCGCCACATGCGGATGACCTTCCGCGGCGTGCTGCTGGCCAGCGCGACCCGACCGGGCCAGCTCACCACCGACGAGGACGCGGCGCTGCGGGCGAAGACCTTCTTCACCCCCTGAGGGCGCACCCCAGACCACCTTCCCTCGCTGACCCCCACCTGCCAGGCCGCACGCCCGCTCGCCTCGTACGCTGCCCCCCGCGTCACGCGCGATCTCTATGGTCACCATTCGCGTGCGTAGAGTAATAACGCCGTCGGTCAGGCAAGACAAAGGGGGGCGGCCATGAGCGTGGACAGGTTCACGACCCGGTACGGGACGCGCGCGGGTGGTGAGGACGGGGACGGGCACCCCGGGACGCCGTGGACGCCGCCGCAGGAGCCGCCGTCGCCGGACGGCGACACCCCGCCCGGCGACGGGACGCACCGCAAGTGACGGTGATCGGTCGCAGAGTGCGGCCCGGCTGGGCGGAGTTGGTGCGCTCCCTGCTCGACTCCGGTGCCATGGCGCCGCAGTGGGGCGAGGCGTTCTGCGCGGTCGACCGCGCCCGGTTCCTGCCGCCGGTCATGTGGCCGTACGACATGGCGACCAGGACAAGCGCCGGCAGCGACCGGCGGGCGGACCGGGCCGGCTGGTACGGCTGGGCCGACGCCGACGTCCCTATCACCACCCAGTGGGACGACGGCCGGCACGAGGGCGCCGCTCCCGGCAGGGTGCCGACGTCGTCGGCCTCGGCCCCGTCCGTGGTCGCGGCGATGCTGCGCGACCTCGACGTGCACGACGGCGCGAAGGTGCTGGAGATCGGCACCGGCACCGGCTGGAACGCCGCCCTGCTCGCCCACCGCCTCGGCGATCGGCAGGTCACCAGCGTGGAGGTCGACCCGCAGGTCGCGGCCACCGCGACAGCCGCCCTGCACGGCGCGGGCCGCCACCCGGACGTGGTCGTCGCCGACGGCCTGCTCGGCCACCCGCCGGGCGCCCGCTACGACAGGCTCATCGCGACCGTGGCCGTACGCGCGATCCCGTACGCCTGGGTGCGGCAGACCGCTCCCGGCGGGGTGATCGTGGCGCCCTGGGGAACGGCGTACTCCCATGCCGACGCGGTGGTGCGTCTGGCCGTCGCCGACGACCGTACCGGCGCGCAGGGGCGGTTCACCCGGCCCGTGGAATTCATGAAGGCCCGCGCGCACCGGACGGCCCGGGCCCCGCACAGCGAGTACGTTCCGGGCAACGACGTCGCCGCCGCGGCCGAGTCCGTCACGACCACCGGCCTGACCGCCGATGACCTCGGGCACCCGTTCTCCTTCGCCGCCGGCCTGCGCATCGGCCGCGACTGCGCCAGTGCCGCGGACCGGCGCGGCGAGAGCGTCAGCTACTGGCTCTACGGGATCTCGGACCGCTCCTGGGCCGCGGCCGTCCTGCACGACGGCCGACCGACGTCCACCGTCTACCAGGGCGGCCCCCGCCGCCTGTGGGACGAGCTCGAAAGCACCCACCGCTGGTGGACCGCCGCCGGCAGACCCGGCACCGACCGCTTCGGCCTGACCACCACCCCCGACGGCGACCGCCCCTGGCTCGACACCCCGCGGCAGCCGCTCTGACAGCCCGGCGGCAGCCCGTCAGGTGAGAGGTTTGGGCCAGATGAAGACCTCTGTGCTGGGCCGGCGTGCGGAGAAGCGGCCGCGGGGGGAGGTCTCGTGGAGGAGGTCGCGCAGGGAGGTCTCGAAGGCGGCGCGGTGGGGGCCGAAGAGGTGGGGGGCCGAGAAGGACAGGGAGAAGACGCCCGCGACGACGTCGTCGTACGTGCGCACCAGCGGCCGGCCGCCGGGGACGGCGAGGCGCTGCGGGGCGGTGAAGCCCGCGCGGGTGAGGATCGCCGCCTCGCCGCCGGGGGTGCCCTGGGGCAGCAGGCTCCGGCCGGCCCGGCGGACCGGGCCGAGGTAGCGGGCGACCAGGTCACCGATCGCCGCGTGCGGCACCGCCGGGTACGGGAGGCCCTCGACGGTCGTGGCCCCGGTCTTCACGTCCGAGATGTGCACCAGCGCCCCGCCGGGCGCGAGCATGTCCCGGACGGTCGCCGCCACCAGGTCGCGGTCCATCCAGTGGAAGGACTGGCCGAAGGTCGCGACGGTGAACGTCCCCAGGCCCGCGGGCAGTTCCTCCCCCCGGGCCCGTACCCACCGCGTCCTCTCCCCCACCCCGGCCTCGGCGGCCCCGCGCCCGGCCTCGGCGAGCATGTCGCCGTCCGGGTCCACTCCGACGACCTCGGCGAAGGCATCCGCCAGGATCAGCGCGAGGGTTCCCGGCCCGCAGCCCACGTCGAGCAGCCGCCCGCGCCCGTCGAGCCGCAGCACCTCGGCGAGCACGGCCGCGAGACCGGGGGCGTAGGGCAGCCTGCCGCGCCGGTAGTAGGCGGCAGTGCCCGCGAACAGCGTCTCGTCCCACTCCCAGCCGCCCGCCACGCCGCCCGCCTCCCGGAGATCCGCAACCGGCCGCCGATGATGCCACGCCGGCTCAGCGGCCCGCCGCGAATATCGCGCCGAGCGCCCCGGCGGCGTCGAGGAGGGCGTACGAGCGGGCCGTGACGCTCGCGTCCCGGGACGCGAGCGCGGCGGTGACGTCGGCGGAGCCGCGCCCGGTGCGCAGGGACGGCATCAGGGCGCGCAGCGGCGCGATGCGGTAGCCGGCGGCGCGGAGCTGCTGGACGACCCGGGCGTCGCGGGCCTGGGGCGGGGAGTAGCGGCGGGCGCCGCGCGGGGGCAGCCGGTCCGGTACGACCAGGCCCTCGGCGTCCCAGTGGCGCAGGGTGGAGGGGCGTACGCGCGGAGGACGGCCCCGGCGCGGACGACACGGTCGGGGCCCACCCCGTCTACGGCTCCGCCGGCTGGCTCGCGGTGGTGAACCCGGGTCCCCGGACCGATGCGGCGGTCCGCGACCTGCTGCGTACCGCCCACCGCCTCGCCCGCGCCCGGTACGGCCGGCGGAACGGGCCGGCGGCGGGCTGACCGGGGGTCAGGGGCGCCGGAGGAGTCGGCCGGCCTGCGGCCGGACAGGGAACGGCTCCGGGCGGGGCGCTACGCCGTGATGTCGCGAGTGGTGAAGCGGGCCCAGGCGGCGGAGCCGAAGACGGCGGCGTAGACGGCCTGGAGGGCGAGGTTCTTGACGACGCCGGTCCAGATGACGGGGGCCCGCATCACATCGGCGAAGCTCAGCCAGTAGTGGGGGAAGAGGTAGGGCTGCACGGTGTGCAGCTGCGGGATGCTGTCGACGATCTGGATGGTGATCAGCAGGCCGACCGTGGCCGCCATCGCGCCGATACCGCTGTCGGTCAGGGTGGAGACGAACAGGCCGAGCGCGGCGAGGCCGATGAGCGAGGACGCCACGAGCAGCGCGATCAGCAGGCCGCGCAGGATGCCGTCGGACAGCGGGACGGTGTTGCCGGACAGCAGGGTGACATCGCCGACCGGGAAGAGCGTGAAGCCGACGATCACGGCGGACAGCACCACCACGAGGGTCGCGGCGACGCAGAAGGCCAGCACCGAGGCGTACTTGGCGAGCAGCAGCCGGGTGCGGCCGGCCGGGGCGACCAGCAGATAGCGCAGGGTGCCGGTGCTGGCCTCGCCCGCGACGGCGTCGCCGGCCACCACGCCGACGGCCATCGGCAGGAAGAAGGGCAGGGTCGCGGCGAGCGAGGCGAAGGCCAGGAAAAGGCCGTTGTTGCTGATCTGCTCCAGGAACGCCGGGCCGCCACCGCCGTTGCCGCCGACCGACCGGCCGCCGCGGGTCTCGATCCTGACCGCGATGCCGACCAGTACCGGCACCCCGGCCAGCACGCCGAGCAGGGCGAGGGTGCGGGCCCGGCGGAAGACGATCAGCAGCTCGGAGCCGAACAGGCCGAGCGACCACACCGCCCGGGTCGCGGGCGACGCCTGCGTACGCTCCGGGGTGCGGCCCCCGTCCTGCCCGGGACCGCCCGCGCGGTCGTCGTCGTGCAGGCCGGGGCCCGCGGCGGTCTCAGCCCGCGACATCGAAACCCTCCCCCGTCAGTGCCACGAACGCGTCCTCCAGGGACGCCAGCTGCACCCCGAAGCCGCGCACCCGCACACCGGCCGCGACCAGTGCGGCGTTCAGCTCCGCCAGGTCGGGCGGGTCGGCGGGCAGCTCGCCGGTGACCAGGCCGCCGTGCGGGTCGGTGACCAGCTCGGTCACGCCGTGCCCGGTGAGCACCCGGACGGCCCGCGCGGCGTCCGGGGTGGTGACGGCGAGCCGCCCGCGGGTGCCCGCGGCCAGCTCGGCCACCGGGCCCTGGGTGATCAGCCGGCCGCGGGCCATCACCGCGGCATGGGTGCAGACCTGCTCGATCTCGTCCAGCAGATGCGAGGAGAGGAAGACGGTGGTGCCGTCCTCGGCCAATTCCCTGACCAGGGTCCTGATCTCCCGCATGCCCTGCGGGTCGAGGCCGTTGGTCGGCTCGTCGAGCACGAGCAGCTCGCGCGGCTGGAGCAGGGCGGACGCCAGCCCGAGGCGCTGCTTCATGCCCAGCGAATACGCCTTGGCCTTCTTCGCCGCCGCCGCGGTCAGCCCGACCCGGTCGAGCGCCGAAGCCACCCTGGCCTTCCGGGTGCGCGGGTCGGCCGTGGGGTCGGCCGCGTCGAAGCGGATCAGATTGTCCCGGCCGGACAGGAAGCCGTAGAGGGCGGGCCCCTCGATGAGGGCGCCGACCTTGGGCAGCACCGCCCGGGTGGAGCGCGGCATGGGGCGGCCGAGGACGCGGGCGGTGCCCGCGGTCGGCTCGATCAGGCCCATCAGCATCCGGATCGTGGTCGTCTTGCCCGAGCCGTTCGGCCCGAGGAAGCCGAACACGCTGCCGCGCGGCACCCGCAGATCCAGGCCGTCCACGGCGAGCGTGCCCCGGTACTGCTTGACCAGGCCGCGGGTCTCGATCACCACGTCGGGCGCCGGACCGCCCGCGTCAGGCAACGGACCGTCCACGTCAGGCGCCGGACCATCCGCGGCGAGCGGCTCTCCCATCGCGCTCCTTCGTCAGCGTGCGGCGCTGCCGGCCGCCGCGGTCAGTGCCGCCTGGTCGACCGCACCGGCGTATATCGTGCCGTCCCGCGTCAGCAGCACATTGACCAGCCGGGTGTGGAAGAGCGTGCCGGTGCCGAAGGAGCCGCTGACCTGCTTGCCGAAGCCGCCGAGGATCGAGGCGGCGCCGCCCTTGCCGTTCTTCCCGGCCCCGGACGGCAGCGCGCCCTTGGTCCTGAAGACGGCCACGGTGTCCCAGCCGGACCCGACAACGGTGGGCGCGGCGAGGCCGGATGTCGCGTCGGGCGACCGGTCCTTGGCCGGGGCGCCGCCCTCGGTCACCTTCACGCCCTTGGGCGGGGTGAAGGCGAAGGTGCTCGCGGCCGGCTTGCCGAAGCTCACCTTGCTGTAGGCGACGTCGAAGGCCGCCTTGCCCGTGCCCTTGGGCTGGAGCGTGAACCTCAGCGGCACACCGGTCTTGGCGTCGACGGCGATCCGTATCGAGTCGACCGTCGTGCCGGGCGCGTTCTGCGGGCGGATCAGCAACTCGTACGCGCTGCGCCCGGCAACCCGGGCGGTGCCGTCCGCGGTGATCGAGGCGATGCCGTCGGCCGCCTTGAGGATCTGCCGGGCCGCGGCCTGCGGGGTCGCGGGGAAGTCGTCCGGCAGCTGCGTGCGGGGCGCGGCCTCGGTGTCCCGGGCCGGCAGCGCGGAGTGGTACGCCTCGTTGGAGGAGCTGTCGTACGCCCACACCTGGGACCCGTTGTGGATCACGCTGTATTCGGCGGCGGGCTCGATGACCGAGATCTTCTGCCGGTCCTGGCCGTCCGCCGCCACGTGCAGGGTGTGGCTGCCGATCAGCAGCTGGGTCAACCGCCGCTGCGGGTCGGCCGGCGAGCCGCCGGACGAGCCGAGCGCCGGCGCCGCCGCGGCGCCGCCGAACAGGCTGCTTCCCGCGCCCCCGGACAGCGCGGACGGCAGGCCGAGGTCGGTGCTGATCTTCACCGTGCCGTCCACGGTCCTGGTGTCGGACGCGGCGATCTTGGTGATGATCTGCTGGGCGGTGAGCGACGGCAGGGACGGGTCGCCGCTGTCGGCCAGCGCGGGGACCAGTCCGATGGTCGCCGCGGTCACTCCCACGACCGCCGCGGGGACGGCGTAGCGGACGGCCTTGCGCCCCCGCCGCCCCTCCCCGGGCTCGCGTGCCTCCGGCTGTGCCGGTTGGATCAGTGCCATTGCGTCTTTACCTCCGTCGTCAGCGGCGGTTCGCTGTCCCGCACTCGTCCACTCCCCAGGCCATTGTCGCCCGGTCCGCCCCGAAGTGGTGTGTACCCATCTCACCAAACCGGTCACCGCGCCACATCAGCCCCGGGGGCCAACTCGGTGTACGCCTGCGGTATGACGGTCCCGCGTCCCGTAGGCGCTCCGGCGTACGGGCCCCTGACGCCCTCTCAGGGTCGGGCGGACGCCGGGGCGGCACGAAGGACGGGAGGCGGCGGGGAGGAGCCGCACGGGCGGCGGAGCGGCGCGCGCGAGCCGCACGCACGCCCAGGGCCTTGGGGCCGCCGCTCAGCCCGCCCGGTGCACCACGGCGTCGCACAGACCGGCCAGCGCCCTTTTGGCGGGTCCCTCGGGCAGCGGTGCCAGCGCGGCCCGCGCCTCCTCCGCGTAGCGCAGCGAGTCGCGGCGCGCCTGTTCGAGCGCGGGGTGCGCGCGCAGCAGGCTCAGCGCCTCGGCGTGCAGGCCGTCGTCGGTGAGGTCGCCGTCGAGCAGTTCGTTGAGCCGGCGGTCGGCGGCCGAGACGGCGCCCCCGGCCTGCGCGTAGTGCTTGCGCACATGCAGCACCGGCAGCGTCGGGATGCCCTCGCGCAGGTCGGTGCCCGGGGTCTTGCCCGACTCGTGGCTGTCGCTGGCGATGTCGAGGACGTCGTCGGCGAGCTGGAAGGCGATGCCGATGCGTTCGCCGTACTGGGTCAGGGTGTGCACCACGGCCTCGCCCGCGCCCGACATCATCGCGCCGAACCGGCCGGAAACGGCCATCAGCGAGCTGGTCTTGCCTGCCAGCACTTCGAGGTAGTGGTCCAGCGGGTCGCGGCCGTCGCGCGGGCCGACCGTCTCCAGGATCTGCCCGGTGACCAGCCGCTCGAAGGACTCGGCCTGGACCCGGACCGCCTCGGGTCCGAGGTCGGCCAGGATGTGCGAGGCGCGGGAGAAGAGGAAGTCGCCGGTCAGCACCGCGACCGAGTTGCCCCAGCGGGCGTTCGCGCTGGGCACCCCGCGGCGGGCGTCGGCCTCGTCCATGACGTCGTCGTGGTAGAGCGTCGCCAGGTGGGTCAGCTCCACGACGACCGCGGCCGGCACGACGCCGGGGGCGAACGGGTCGCCGAACTGGGCGCCGAGCATCACCAGGAGTGGCCGGAAGCGCTTACCTCCGGCCTGCAGCAGATGCCTGGCGGCGTCCGTGATGAAGGGGACGTCGCTCTTGGTGGCCTCGAGCAGGCCCTCTTCCACCGCCGCGAGTCCGGCGCCGATGTCGGCGTCCAGAGCGGGGTCCCACACGCTCAGCCCGAAGGGTGGCCCGACGACGTTCACGAGGGGTGCTCCTGTCGCTGATCTGGCTTCTGGCGGGGTTCTGGGTGGCGCTTCGCGGGCGGCTCCGCTGGCGCTGACGTGGTGCTCGGCTCGTCTTGCGTACACGGGCAGCGTAGCCGGTCGGCTGTGGATCACCGCCGGGGCATCGCCCTATGCCAAGCCGCGGGAGGACCGCGCCCGGAGCCGGTCGCGGGCCGTACGGGAGGCCGTGCGCCGTCACGCCGCGTATGATCCCGATTACGGTGTTTCAGGGTGGTACGTCCGACCCGCCATGTGACGCCGGGTGCCGTTCGCCCGACCGGCGAACGTCCACCGGCGCACGTGGCCTGTTCGCCACGCGGCCCACCAGAATCGTGGCGGCAACATGTGACATGTCCTCGCATCTGGGTAGACCTCAACGGAAAAATTCGTGCGGAAGCAGTCCGCCGGAAATCGATGAGGAGGTGGATCGATGGCAGCCGACCTGCTGGAGGAAGAGGCAGAGGCCCATGTGCGCGGCGTCTGTTTCAAGACGGGGCCGCCCACCCGCACAGGGGTGGAGCTGGAGTGGTTGGTGCATGACCGCTCGGATCCCCAGAAGCTGATAGCCGCCGACCGGATCGACGAGGTACTCGCGCCGGTCGAAGTGCCCGGTGCCATGCCGCGGGGCAGCAGGATCACCCGTGAGCCGGGTGGCCAGGTGGAGCTGAGCTCCCCGCCCGCCGATTCGCTCACCGAGTGTGTCGAGGCGATGGCCGCCGATCTCGCCGCCCTGCGCCAGGTCATGGACCGGGCGGGACTGGTCCTGGTCGGCCGCGGACTCGAACCCCACCGCGCCCCGCCGAGGCTCCTGGACGACCCCCGCTACCGGGCGATGGAGAGCTTCTTCGACCGCGGCGGGCCCTGGGGCCGCACCATGATGCGCCGCACCGCCTCCCTGCAGACCAACCTGGACAGCGGGGACGACTCCGAGGGGATCACCGGCTACCGGCGGCGCTGGGAGCTGGCGCACCGGATCGGCCCGGTCCTGGTGGCGGCCTTCGCCAATTCCCCGCTCAAGGACGGCCGCCCCACCGGCTGGGTCTCCACCCGGCAGGCGACCTGGGCCGAGATGGACCCGAGCCGCACCCGCCAGCCCGACCACGACCCCGAACCGCGGGACTCCTGGACGCGCTACGCACTGGACGCGCAGGTGCTGTGCATACGCGGCACCGACGGTACGGAATCCGGCGCCCATGGCGAAGGCGACACCATGGGCGGCGCCGACGCGGTGGGCGACGGCCCCGGTGACGGGACGACCGCCGACTGGACCGCGCCCCCCGGGCTCACCTTCCGCGACTGGCTGCGCGGCACGGTGCCCGGCCTGCGCCGGCCGACCATCGCCGATCTGGACTACCACCTCAGTACGCTCTTCCCCCCGGTCAGACCGCGGGGCTGGCTGGAACTGCGGATGGTCGACGCCCAGGAGGGCGACGGCTGGGTGATCCCGACGGTGCTCTCGGCGACCCTGCTGGACGACCCGGTCGCCGCCGACGCCGCGTTCGCCGCCACGGAGACGCTGTGCCCCGAGGGGCAAGCGCTCCCCTCCGAGGACGTATGGCGGCGGGCCACCCGGATCGGCCCGGCCGACCCGGACCTCGGCAAGGCCATCGTCGCCTGCTTCAGAGCCGCGGACAGCGCCCTGGCGCGCTCGGACGGTTCCGCCGCGCTGCGTGCGGCGGTCGCCGCGTTCGCCGAGCGGTACGCGGAACGCGGCCGATGTCCCGCACACGACCAGTTGGACGCGCTGTCACGCGTCTGACCTTCCGGAAGGTATGTCGTGACAAACCCCCGCACCACCGGTACCAGCAGTACGCCTCCCGCAGCGGCCACTCCTGCCACTGTGGGCACTACAGCCACTCAGGACCCTTCCGTCACCGCGCTCGCCGCCCTTGAGGCCGCCCGGCGGCGTACGGAACTGCTCACCGACAGTGTCGACGAGCGCGATCTGACCGCCCAGCACTCTCCCCTGATGTCCCCGCTGGTGTGGGACCTGGCCCACATCGGCAACCAGGAGGAGCTGTGGCTGGTCCGCGAGGCCGGCGGGCGCCCGGGAGTGCGCCCCGACCTCGACCACGTCTACGACGCCTTCAGGACGCCGCGC is a window of Streptomyces sp. NBC_01477 DNA encoding:
- a CDS encoding SDR family oxidoreductase, whose protein sequence is MSIVVTGATGHLGRLVIAELLARGVAPAGIAAAVRDTGKAADLAASGVELRVADYDRPETLKAAFAAGDRVLLVSGNEVGRRIPQHAAAIDAAAEAGVALLAYTGVLGGPAADFVLADEHKATEEHILASGLPYVFLRNGWYTEVYTANLPAVLEHGAVIGNAGDGRLASAARADYAAAAAVVLTGEGHENRAYELSGDTSWSFPDYAAVIAELSGREVAYHDVSPEERQEILTGVGVPADFAAVLVDVDQAIGRGLLAGTSGELARLIGRPTTPLRETVAAELAALQG
- the rarD gene encoding EamA family transporter RarD — protein: MGENRKGLVFGFAAYGMWGLFPLYWPLLEPAGAAEILAHRMVWSLAVVAVLLLALRRWAWITELIRQPRRLALIALAATVVSVNWGTYIWAVNAGHVVETSLGYFINPLVTVGLAVLVLHERLRPVQWVAVGIGCAAVGVLAVGYGRLPWIALVLAFTFGTYGLVKKKIAMGGVESLAAETSVQFLPAAVFLVILGSRGDSTFTHHGPGHATLLALSGVATALPLVLFGMSANRLPLSTLGLIQYLAPVFQFLIGILHFHETMSTEQWIGFLLVWSALVLLTADALRNGRRTRAAATAARSAAAPAPERTADPATAPATGMPGATAGRRPGV
- a CDS encoding flavodoxin family protein, producing MHDFSGRRFLFLLGSTRAGGNTEALAQQAAAQLPFGVEQHWVRLAEMRLPEFTDVRHDGDGSYPPPTGQARTLLDATLEATDLVIASPLYWYSLSTPAKHYLDHWSGWMRVPGVDFRARMAGRTLWGVTALAGTDHSDADPLVGTLAKTARHMRMTFRGVLLASATRPGQLTTDEDAALRAKTFFTP
- a CDS encoding methyltransferase domain-containing protein, whose protein sequence is MTVIGRRVRPGWAELVRSLLDSGAMAPQWGEAFCAVDRARFLPPVMWPYDMATRTSAGSDRRADRAGWYGWADADVPITTQWDDGRHEGAAPGRVPTSSASAPSVVAAMLRDLDVHDGAKVLEIGTGTGWNAALLAHRLGDRQVTSVEVDPQVAATATAALHGAGRHPDVVVADGLLGHPPGARYDRLIATVAVRAIPYAWVRQTAPGGVIVAPWGTAYSHADAVVRLAVADDRTGAQGRFTRPVEFMKARAHRTARAPHSEYVPGNDVAAAAESVTTTGLTADDLGHPFSFAAGLRIGRDCASAADRRGESVSYWLYGISDRSWAAAVLHDGRPTSTVYQGGPRRLWDELESTHRWWTAAGRPGTDRFGLTTTPDGDRPWLDTPRQPL
- a CDS encoding class I SAM-dependent methyltransferase, which translates into the protein MAGGWEWDETLFAGTAAYYRRGRLPYAPGLAAVLAEVLRLDGRGRLLDVGCGPGTLALILADAFAEVVGVDPDGDMLAEAGRGAAEAGVGERTRWVRARGEELPAGLGTFTVATFGQSFHWMDRDLVAATVRDMLAPGGALVHISDVKTGATTVEGLPYPAVPHAAIGDLVARYLGPVRRAGRSLLPQGTPGGEAAILTRAGFTAPQRLAVPGGRPLVRTYDDVVAGVFSLSFSAPHLFGPHRAAFETSLRDLLHETSPRGRFSARRPSTEVFIWPKPLT
- a CDS encoding ABC transporter permease → MSRAETAAGPGLHDDDRAGGPGQDGGRTPERTQASPATRAVWSLGLFGSELLIVFRRARTLALLGVLAGVPVLVGIAVRIETRGGRSVGGNGGGGPAFLEQISNNGLFLAFASLAATLPFFLPMAVGVVAGDAVAGEASTGTLRYLLVAPAGRTRLLLAKYASVLAFCVAATLVVVLSAVIVGFTLFPVGDVTLLSGNTVPLSDGILRGLLIALLVASSLIGLAALGLFVSTLTDSGIGAMAATVGLLITIQIVDSIPQLHTVQPYLFPHYWLSFADVMRAPVIWTGVVKNLALQAVYAAVFGSAAWARFTTRDITA
- a CDS encoding ABC transporter ATP-binding protein translates to MGEPLAADGPAPDVDGPLPDAGGPAPDVVIETRGLVKQYRGTLAVDGLDLRVPRGSVFGFLGPNGSGKTTTIRMLMGLIEPTAGTARVLGRPMPRSTRAVLPKVGALIEGPALYGFLSGRDNLIRFDAADPTADPRTRKARVASALDRVGLTAAAAKKAKAYSLGMKQRLGLASALLQPRELLVLDEPTNGLDPQGMREIRTLVRELAEDGTTVFLSSHLLDEIEQVCTHAAVMARGRLITQGPVAELAAGTRGRLAVTTPDAARAVRVLTGHGVTELVTDPHGGLVTGELPADPPDLAELNAALVAAGVRVRGFGVQLASLEDAFVALTGEGFDVAG
- a CDS encoding LolA family protein is translated as MALIQPAQPEAREPGEGRRGRKAVRYAVPAAVVGVTAATIGLVPALADSGDPSLPSLTAQQIITKIAASDTRTVDGTVKISTDLGLPSALSGGAGSSLFGGAAAAPALGSSGGSPADPQRRLTQLLIGSHTLHVAADGQDRQKISVIEPAAEYSVIHNGSQVWAYDSSSNEAYHSALPARDTEAAPRTQLPDDFPATPQAAARQILKAADGIASITADGTARVAGRSAYELLIRPQNAPGTTVDSIRIAVDAKTGVPLRFTLQPKGTGKAAFDVAYSKVSFGKPAASTFAFTPPKGVKVTEGGAPAKDRSPDATSGLAAPTVVGSGWDTVAVFRTKGALPSGAGKNGKGGAASILGGFGKQVSGSFGTGTLFHTRLVNVLLTRDGTIYAGAVDQAALTAAAGSAAR
- a CDS encoding polyprenyl synthetase family protein, whose amino-acid sequence is MNVVGPPFGLSVWDPALDADIGAGLAAVEEGLLEATKSDVPFITDAARHLLQAGGKRFRPLLVMLGAQFGDPFAPGVVPAAVVVELTHLATLYHDDVMDEADARRGVPSANARWGNSVAVLTGDFLFSRASHILADLGPEAVRVQAESFERLVTGQILETVGPRDGRDPLDHYLEVLAGKTSSLMAVSGRFGAMMSGAGEAVVHTLTQYGERIGIAFQLADDVLDIASDSHESGKTPGTDLREGIPTLPVLHVRKHYAQAGGAVSAADRRLNELLDGDLTDDGLHAEALSLLRAHPALEQARRDSLRYAEEARAALAPLPEGPAKRALAGLCDAVVHRAG